The Macadamia integrifolia cultivar HAES 741 chromosome 3, SCU_Mint_v3, whole genome shotgun sequence genome segment TTCTTTCTCAACTTTAAAATCTTGATTTAGGGCCATATAATGAGCCCTGGTCGATGAATGTTGTGCTAGTGCGTGGGGCAATGGAAGGACAAACAAAGGCATCGACCATGAGGTGGTTTAGGGGGCAAGGTAGTCTTTTCACAATCAGCTATGTCTGGACATAGAGGATGCAACCAGCAACCATTCTTTCCCCGTAACTTTATTGAAgaatagtcttttttttttttttNNNNNNNNNNNNNNNNNNNNtttttttggtaaaataaggtatatattgatatttttatcaattattaagTTTAATTACGTGTAAAgtcttttctaaattattgatgattttataaatatattaaattttcataaatctaagATAATTAAAACATGTTTAAGGCTTTAATGATGCATTAGCCTGTTTAAGACCAATTAGTAAAAGTCCGGTTatagcccaaaacccaaccaagtccaattcattccttaaataggcagGTCACGGAACAAGGGACATGCACGGCTAGGCCGACCCAACTGATTGACACCACCAGTTTTTACATCCAAGAGGATGCTGAAAAAGGTGGGTGCAATCTCCAACAGTGGAACATATTTTTTGCCGTTTATATAAACTTTTGCGAACTTTTATAAAAGGTCGAGTAGATATAGAAGTCTAGTTTAGCCGGATGGACCATATGCCTAACTCCTTTTGAGGTCCAAAACTTGAAAAGAATCGATCTATTGGTTGGACCATTTAAGAATGGAGTCAACTATCTATTTGTGTGTGTTAAAACTCTAGTCTATGCCGAAATTACCATTATTCTCAAACCACTTGGCAACTTCGTTTtttggctgaaacttgacatgtgaacaaCAAACTTTGGGATCTACCCATCCACAAAAATTCAGCTTTATCCAATCTGTCAAGTGGCATGTATTGCAGCAATGTCTGACTATAAAAAAACTAGTCCAGATCCAttgttatattaaaaaaatgtttgatccAAATGAATTTTCAATGGGTTTTCTCTAACCAATAAAAATTGATTGGTTTGCCTTCCATACTAGAGCAAAAGAGCTCACACTATTAGGCACAGGGCCATGCACCTTGTGTCTCTGCATTGCAATGTATTGACATCATATTGattattgaatttattttaagacacaaaatcaatgaaatcaaagAAACCAAGAGTTGAAATCAAATTAACAGGTccaacaatcaaaataaaataattatctTCTTCAAAGAGATCCATCTATCTTCTTATCAGATGTGGTTCCTccttcaataaataaataatccaaATATTTTTGTGAAGTTTAAAGTTCTATAAAAtaccgtattgaaccaaattCTCTACTTCAAACTTCCAACATGATACAATGAAATAAACATTTGACTTTGAactataaattatttttaactTTGCCTCCACATGCTAAGTCAGATATATTTTGTATACATGGCTCTATAGGTTGCTGATGACTTCATTTCCCCTTTGCATATGGCAGAATCCTTTTATCTTTTCTGGAAGTTAAATACCCTTATCGAAAAACCGAAGGTGAATGCGAAAAGCACAGGAAACCCAACAATGACAACTGCAACCACTCCTAACAAATCATGTTTGAATCCAAAATAAATCCTTACAAAATCTTCAACCCTAAATCCTGAATCAAGTTCATCCTTCATATCTCCAAACTGTGACACAACCAATCCATACAATGTCCAAGCAACCGGGCAAATCCAGTAGTACCACCTCCACCACACAGGAATTTTCTGCAATGAACAAATATCAATAAGTAAATTACAAAAAAGCATAAGGAATATTACTTCTACCCTCTAAATTTGGGAGGGGGGATCATCGGAACTTACGGTTCTTGGAATAATGAATCCTGAGAAAAGGTTCCATAGTGAATAGAATGCCGCCGCAACTATATTAGAGATGTGTTGGTTGGGTGTCATACCCACTGCCATCATACCATAGAAGGTGAAGTATAACAAAGTGAAGTATGTGAAGAATAGATACCAAAAGAATTTTGCTGCTGTCCATTGGAATCCAATCATTGAATACACAATGAGTCCATATATTATAGATTGGACAAAGATATGTGGAATCTCAATCATAACCTGCACCAGAAACAAAGACACTGGTAAGAAACATATAGACAATTAAGTTCTTAGTGTTGAGCTTATTAAGAAAAAAGTGATTACCTGGGCAAGGGCATATGCCATAGCTGAATACATTCCAGCAGCCCTCTCTCTATAAAATACTGTCCGTTCGATATCTATAACTGGCTGTATTCCACCGGCATTTTGTATCCCAAGAAAGAGAACAGCACCATACATAGAACCCATTGCATTAAAGAGATCCTGCTGCTTCTTGCTGCATTTTCCAacattcaaatcaaattaaCAGAGAAAATTTAGATCGGAGAAGTTAAAAGGAAAAACCTTCAGACTCCACTTACATTTTGGATCCAAGATTCCAAAACATTGTCCCAAGCATCAAAGCTATGAAAGTTGTGAAGAAAAGCCTAAAAAAAGTGTATGATGGGTTCCTCCAGTATGACCAATGCTGCTTCCATAGGCAAGCTTCAAATTGGCTGAAGAAAGACTGAGAATACTGAGTAGGGAAATAGAGGTCTTTGGAACCAGGGGCAGGTTTACTCAGTTCCTCGATCATTGCTTTGTTCCTCCTGAATGATTCAATTTATAGAGTATTAATAGCTATAGACAAACTAACTGTTACCTATGGCACATCGTAAGAGGAAATTTATAAGTGAACCTACCGGTACAGTTCTGAGTTCTTATATATTTCAGCAAAATTGATCCCCAAAGCTGATTCTTGGGCTGTGCTTGTCACCTCCAACATCCATGTTGCTGGATTATAACCATCTTTTATCTTACTAACTCCTTTGATTGCCTTGATGGAGCACAAACCATATTTATCAATTACTGTACTAAGGTTGGAAAGTCTATCAAGGTttatatttacttatttatagtTTCCATAGATTGCCTCACCTCAAAGTACTCGATCAATTGGCAACCATGTTTCCCTAAGGGGCCCACATatatttcttctcctccttgctTCAGCAAGAATAGCTGTTGCAGAATGTTAAGAGGTTAAAATCATTTGGTAAGTATTAGAAAGCTATAACAGAAAACTAGTCCATCAATCTCAAGAATTTCAAACCTCATCAAAAGCATCAAATATGTCAATGCTGGGCTGGTGGATGGTGCACACCACAGTTCGTCCAGTGTCCACGATGTTTCTCACTGTCCTCATCACTATTGCTGCAGCCCTTGCATCCAGACCAGAGGTTGGTTCATCCATGAATATAATTGAAGGGTTGGCAACAAGTTCAACTGCAATGGTTAGCCGCTTCCGCTGCTCCGTTGAGAGACCATTTACACCTGGAAGCCCAACCAGTGCATCCCTCAAAGAGTCCAGCTCTActagatccatgacctcttcaatGAACATCTGCAATCATTAATTGGTCTACCAATTATAAAACACCCAAAACTTCCATAAAGAGCACAACAAAAGGATCAAAGTATCTGTGTCATATACCTTTCTAGTGGAAGAATCAATATCAGGAGCCAACCGGAGCCAAGCAGAATAAAGCAAGGATTCATAAACTGTAACATGAGGTGAGTGGATATCATTCTGTTCACAATATCCTGATATACGAGCAAAAGTGTCCTGGTTCTTTGGGTAGCCAGATATCTTGATGATTCCCTCAATGTATCCTCCAGTTTTCCTTCCAGCTAACACATCCATCAAAGTGGTCTTACCAGCACCGCTAACACCCATTAGAGCTGTAAGAACTCCTGGCCTGAAAGCTCCACTCACTGCCCTAAGAAGCAACAGCCGGTCCTCTGTAGCACCTCGTGCTTTCATTTCCTACATGTATAATTCAATCAGCAATCATTACAAAGCATCAATAGGACTTTAAAGAAGGAATACCTCTTACTGTCTGTGGTATTCATAGATGACAAATTGAAACCTAAAGATACCTGTGGCATGTCCACGGAGTATTTGACTTCATCAAAGGTGATGGAAAGAGGCTCAAATGGAAGAACCATTCCTCGCTTCCTATTCTGATTGGCATCGACTGTGGCCATGCTAGAGGATGCATTTTCAAATGTACTTTTAATTTCATCTCCTGTTTACACATTATTTTGATTACAACAATGCTAGATAAGGTAAAAATAGTAAGTAAATAGAGAAAATGCTCTCAGCATAACCACATCTGGATGAATTCCTACCCATGGAGCTCTTTCCTTTGGATGATAGCTCAACCATTTCCCCATTTCCGCTTGCATTTTTTTCATTCAGGCTCTCTTCAGATAGAACTGCTTGCGGCTTCCCTAATGCTGCAATACGTTTAACCAATTATTAGATATGATGACTCACTTATGAAAGCTTATAAGATCAACTGATTAACTTGTCAAACTgaacaaaggagaaaaaaaaaagtaaactaCATTAAACTTACGATTGAGATAAGCAAGAGCCATTGTGAATAAACCATTGAACACGAAAACATAACCAATCAATGCCCCTACtccaatccaataccaataagATTCAGTGAAGACCCCACGAGATTTCAGGGTCGCCACTCCTATAGTCGTTCCATTCGATATCTGTAACatggaaagaaaatttaaaCCTTATTTGACCTTAACAAAAACATGtctttcaatatatatatttttttaaatcttctCTAGGTCTTCATTAGATGAGTGAGAAAAGGTTTAGAGCATTACTGTTCCCCAGCTTTTCCCAAGGAATTCGTTCACTGCTAATGCAGTTTGCCCATACATCATAGGAGACATCCAATAGCCCCATATCCACCACTTTTTTATATTCTCTGcgacagaaaaagaaagaagctcTTACAGAATAAATTTACCTAAATACAGATGCAACTGAAAACAATCAAATGAAATTTCTGTATATAATTCTGAAGCATACCTCGTGACAAGATAAATCCACTCAGAACCATAAGTATAAGTAATCCAAAGGCCCCGAATACCTGTGACACAACCATGGTCCTCCCCAGTGAAGCGATTAATCGGAACAGTGCAGATGCCATTTGGTTAATACATACAAAGAGAAGGTACTGTTTGAAAAACCTGCAAAATGAAAACATTCTGCTGGTTACCATCTAGGCAATCAataatttccaaaaaaattacataactACATTTAATTTCAAATCTACTTTAGCTTTACCTTCCGGCGTCTGAGTCAAAGCCTATGACATAGTAAGTTATGAACACCCAGGTAGCAACTTGAAGAAATGTGATAGGGATCTTTAGGATCCATGAAGGCAATGAGTATGCCCATGGAGGATAGAAAAGGAGGTCTCTTTGCTTATAGAATACAGGAAGCTTCATGACAGTCAAGGCAAGCTCTGCCATTCCATTAAACATAATAATGCTGAGAGAATAGAATAAAGCACCCATATAAATTCCCCCATCAATTACTGAATCTTTTTTCATCTCAGTACGCAGAAAGACTGTCATTGATATGAATGCCACAAGAAGtatctgaaaaaataaaaatatataaaaataaaaaaacagagcCAATCAGTATAATTACTTACATGaccagaaaattttcaaaaaataaattttgatggTCAAAACCATTAACAACCTGCACCATCATGGAAATGTAGACAAATGAGTTTCTCCTCATGAGCAATAGCTCTCTTGCTGCACAGGCTTTCAACAGTTCCTTCTTGCTAATACCATATTTATCAGTACTTAGTGCAGCAGGGTGACTCTTGCTCTTATCAAATGGGATGGCAAGTTCATCTCCTAGCCTATGACCAACATGGAATGATTGGAATGTCTGGACAAATTCATCGGCGGTAATAAATCTGTATGGTTCGTCTTTACGTATCCAGTACTGTTGTTGATCTTTCTTTGATGTCACCTATCAATCAAATCCATTAAATTAATATAGTCCCTCCCAGGCTCTCAGTTTCACAAACAATAAAATAGACTCTAACCTCTTGCAAGAAGTCAGCTACTCCCTTCCTTTCAGGGCATTTGAAACCCACGAATTCGAAAAAATCAAGAACATGTTCACGCGGACCCTGATACACAATATGCCCATCGGATAGGAGAACAATGTCATCAAATAGTTCATAAGTCTCTGGTGCTggttggaggagagagatgagagCTGTCCCATTTAGAATGTGGATGGATTGCCTAAGTGAATTCACAATCTGAAATGTTGTCGAACTGTCCAAACCAGTTGATATCTCATCCATGAAAAGAGCCCTGGCTGCTCCAACCATCATCTCCCCTGTTGTGACACGCTTTCTTTGTCCTCCAGAGATACCTCTCAGCATTTCATCTCCCACCATTGTATCAGCACAGATGTCAAGTCCCAATATCTACATTTCAGTTCAATGTGGAGCCCCGTGAAATTGATCAGTATCCTATCTAGGCTATCTGTTTTCGAATCACCATATCCATAAGTACTGGGATTTTAGTGGTGATACCTTCAGAATATAATCAGTCACTACGCTGACCT includes the following:
- the LOC122073208 gene encoding pleiotropic drug resistance protein 1-like, with translation MDPSAELYRIDSLRSSHRGGGSLQGGSFHGSFRANSSSVWRNSGADVFSRSSVSRGEDVDDEEALKWASIERLPTYDRIRKGILSITEGEAKEIDIDSLGIAEKKILLDRLVKVAEEDNEKFLWKLRERLDQVGIELPTIEVRFEQVNVEAEAYVGSRALPTMINFSTNVIEGLLVSLGILRSKKRALKILHNVNGIVKPGRMTLLLGPPGSGKSTMLLALAGKLDKDLKFSGRITYNGHDMKEFVPQRTAAYISQRDLHIGEMTVRETLAFSARCQGVGTRYDMLSELARREKAAKIKPDPDLDLFLKAASLEGQEVSVVTDYILKILGLDICADTMVGDEMLRGISGGQRKRVTTGEMMVGAARALFMDEISTGLDSSTTFQIVNSLRQSIHILNGTALISLLQPAPETYELFDDIVLLSDGHIVYQGPREHVLDFFEFVGFKCPERKGVADFLQEVTSKKDQQQYWIRKDEPYRFITADEFVQTFQSFHVGHRLGDELAIPFDKSKSHPAALSTDKYGISKKELLKACAARELLLMRRNSFVYISMMVQILLVAFISMTVFLRTEMKKDSVIDGGIYMGALFYSLSIIMFNGMAELALTVMKLPVFYKQRDLLFYPPWAYSLPSWILKIPITFLQVATWVFITYYVIGFDSDAGRFFKQYLLFVCINQMASALFRLIASLGRTMVVSQVFGAFGLLILMVLSGFILSRENIKKWWIWGYWMSPMMYGQTALAVNEFLGKSWGTISNGTTIGVATLKSRGVFTESYWYWIGVGALIGYVFVFNGLFTMALAYLNPLGKPQAVLSEESLNEKNASGNGEMVELSSKGKSSMGDEIKSTFENASSSMATVDANQNRKRGMVLPFEPLSITFDEVKYSVDMPQEMKARGATEDRLLLLRAVSGAFRPGVLTALMGVSGAGKTTLMDVLAGRKTGGYIEGIIKISGYPKNQDTFARISGYCEQNDIHSPHVTVYESLLYSAWLRLAPDIDSSTRKMFIEEVMDLVELDSLRDALVGLPGVNGLSTEQRKRLTIAVELVANPSIIFMDEPTSGLDARAAAIVMRTVRNIVDTGRTVVCTIHQPSIDIFDAFDELFLLKQGGEEIYVGPLGKHGCQLIEYFEAIKGVSKIKDGYNPATWMLEVTSTAQESALGINFAEIYKNSELYRRNKAMIEELSKPAPGSKDLYFPTQYSQSFFSQFEACLWKQHWSYWRNPSYTFFRLFFTTFIALMLGTMFWNLGSKIKKQQDLFNAMGSMYGAVLFLGIQNAGGIQPVIDIERTVFYRERAAGMYSAMAYALAQVMIEIPHIFVQSIIYGLIVYSMIGFQWTAAKFFWYLFFTYFTLLYFTFYGMMAVGMTPNQHISNIVAAAFYSLWNLFSGFIIPRTKIPVWWRWYYWICPVAWTLYGLVVSQFGDMKDELDSGFRVEDFVRIYFGFKHDLLGVVAVVIVGFPVLFAFTFGFSIRVFNFQKR